One genomic segment of Arachis duranensis cultivar V14167 chromosome 4, aradu.V14167.gnm2.J7QH, whole genome shotgun sequence includes these proteins:
- the LOC107484898 gene encoding pentatricopeptide repeat-containing protein At5g15010, mitochondrial: MIRARSKLSLFSDMARCISHRSLPFSYFHRLQQPLVSAGFRFGDPSSPDTCSAVPEFGFPVRLLCTSSSIRFSGVTDAPVLGLDKALTAANDGDYDDCNDEDDDQGKKNYEIGSHFSRLDLRGDGLLAQDVKTILDIIHEPSSGPSGIKHKLEHCGVSASSELVVEVLSRIRNDWEAAFTFFLWAGKQPKYAHSVREYHSMISILAKMRKFDTAWTLIEEMRGGSTGPSLVTPQTLMIMIRRYCAVHDVGRAINTFYVHKRFNFQVGLEEFQGLLSALCRYKNVEDAEHLLFCNKNVFPLDTKSFNIILNGWCNLIVSTRNADRIWQEMSKRGIRYDVVSYSSIISCYSKTSTLYKVLKLFDEMKTRNITPDRKVYNAVIHALAKARHIKEAVNLIGTMEANNVTPDAVSYNSLIKPLCKARKMDEAKEVFDDMLKRGLSPTVRTFHAFFRILRTREEVFELLDKMRELRCCPTIETYIMLIRKFCRWRQLDDVLKIWNKMREDGVSHDRSSYIVLIHGLFLNEKLEEAHKYYVEMLEKGFAPEPKTEKIIQAWIYGRQVTQDRVTDLHDDQVEHDTLRKKDKAKPSKFEKEKSFLHKPETRRVIREKGFSFWEQ; encoded by the coding sequence ATGATCAGAGCTCGGTCCAAGCTATCTCTTTTCTCTGACATGGCACGGTGCATCAGCCACAGATCACTCCCTTTTTCTTACTTTCACAGACTTCAGCAGCCCCTTGTGAGTGCTGGTTTCAGATTTGGAGACCCTTCAAGCCCTGACACTTGTTCAGCTGTGCCTGAATTTGGCTTCCCAGTGAGGCTACTTTGTACTTCATCTTCAATAAGATTCTCTGGGGTCACTGATGCTCCTGTTCTAGGACTGGATAAGGCACTAACTGCTGCTAATGATGGTGATTATGATGATTGTAATGATGAGGATGATGACCAAGgcaagaagaattatgagatTGGTTCCCATTTTAGTCGGTTAGATTTAAGGGGTGATGGTCTTCTTGCCCAAGATGTTAAAaccattttggatataattCATGAACCAAGTTCTGGACCATCTGGAATCAAGCACAAGCTTGAACATTGCGGTGTTTCAGCATCCTCGGAGCTGGTTGTGGAGGTCCTTTCAAGAATTCGCAACGATTGGGAAGCAGCTTTCACCTTCTTCTTGTGGGCTGGCAAGCAACCCAAGTATGCTCATTCGGTTCGCGAGTACCATTCAATGATCTCTATTCTTGCCAAGATGAGGAAGTTTGATACTGCCTGGACCTTAATTGAGGAAATGAGAGGCGGAAGTACTGGTCCATCTCTTGTGACGCCTCAAACTCTTATGATTATGATTAGGAGATATTGTGCCGTGCATGATGTTGGAAGGGCTATAAACACATTTTATGTTCATAAAAGGTTTAACTTTCAAGTTGGATTAGAAGAATTTCAAGGCCTTCTATCTGCTCTTTGTAGGTACAAGAATGTAGAAGATGCTGAGCACTTGTTGTTCTGCAATAAGAATGTATTTCCACTTGACACCAAAAGCTTTAACATCATTCTGAATGGATGGTGCAATTTAATCGTTAGCACACGTAATGCAGACCGAATTTGGCAGGAGATGAGCAAGAGAGGAATCCGGTATGATGTCGTCTCCTATTCGAGTATCATATCTTGCTATTCAAAAACTTCTACACTTTACAAGGTGCTCAAGCTGTTTGACGAGATGAAGACAAGGAACATTACTCCTGATAGGAAGGTTTATAATGCAGTCATCCATGCCCTTGCCAAAGCTAGGCACATAAAAGAAGCTGTCAATCTCATTGGAACAATGGAAGCCAACAATGTTACCCCAGATGCTGTTAGTTACAACTCCCTGATAAAGCCTCTGTGCAAAGCTCGTAAAATGGACGAAGCTAAAGAGGTCTTTGATGACATGTTGAAGCGGGGTCTATCACCTACAGTTCggacttttcatgctttctttcgtATATTAAGGACCAGAGAAGAGGTATTTGAGCTTTTAGACAAAATGAGAGAACTCAGATGCTGTCCAACTATCGAGACCTACATAATGCTGATAAGAAAGTTCTGCCGTTGGCGCCAGCTTGATGATGTCTTAAAGATATGGAATAAAATGAGAGAAGATGGAGTCAGCCATGATCGTAGTTCGTATATTGTACTGATTCATGGGCTATTTTTGAATGAAAAGCTAGAGGAAGCACATAAATATTATGTAGAAATGCTGGAGAAAGGCTTTGCTCCCGAACCCAAGACAGAAAAAATTATTCAGGCATGGATTTATGGGAGACAAGTAACACAAGATCGGGTGACAGATTTACATGACGATCAAGTGGAACATGATACACTGAGAAAGAAAGACAAGGCTAAACCAAGTAAATTTGAGAAGGAAAAATCTTTTCTTCACAAACCAGAGACCAGAAGAGTAATTAGAGAGAAGGGGTTTTCTTTCTGGGAGCAATAA